The following coding sequences are from one Eleginops maclovinus isolate JMC-PN-2008 ecotype Puerto Natales chromosome 11, JC_Emac_rtc_rv5, whole genome shotgun sequence window:
- the LOC134872272 gene encoding uncharacterized protein LOC134872272, whose protein sequence is MRMHWFGFHHLTELLYTSLISLHALNITYVFINTNQIRLGNNSRSSAISTTSNMKGLLLLLCYVELLGSLLCHAGTIGTSNNVIQTPPNLAATTQNSKSDPESTLSTTSRSDLKGVAITHSDSLATASLDYSSHSSSISSGKHQPTTICTTTTSPAFIIYRKECLPLLIVSGGLIIACTILLVSTLLLIWKVCQLSRCIKMLSSNTDLISTSEYRMGTAKRNKNASELEAKENTVLMSDIGQTQEDLVNGTTKEDSENVKEDGQKEEKKKEEIAKSEEASADTVTIVENASKPQEEATDSKSTEAAPTSNCKGTEEPKDDV, encoded by the exons atgcGTATGCATTGGTTTGGATTCCATCATTTGACAGAGCTCCTTTACACATCGCTCATCTCTCTTCACGCGCTCAACATAACGTACGTTTTTATTAATACAAACCAAATTCGTCTTGGAAATAATTCAAGATCATCAGCAAT ATCAACAACAAGCAACATGAAGGGTCTGCTCCTCCTGTTATGCTACGTAGAACTCCTTGGTTCCCTATTATGCCATGCTGGAACTATTGGAACTTCTAATAATGTAATTCAGACTCCTCCAAATCTTGCCGCAACTACACAAAACAGCAAGTCAGATCCAGAATCCACTTTATCAACCACATCCCGATCTGATCTGAAAGGGGTTGCCATCACTCACTCTGACTCACTTGCAACAGCCTCCCTGGATTACAGCAGTCATAGCAGTTCAATTTCATCTGGCAAACATCAGCCCACAACCATTTGTACTACCACCACTTCCCCCGCTTTCATTATATACAGGAAAGAATGTCTGCCATTGCTCATTGTGAGCGGCGGATTGATCATAGCTTGTACCATTCTGCTGGTTTCTACACTGTTGTTGATTTGGAAGGTGTGCCAGCTGAGCAGATGCATCAAGATGCTGAGCAGCAACACAGACCTGATCAGCACCTCTGAATACAGGATGGGAACTGCCAAGAGAAACAAAAACGCGTCCGAGCTAGAAGCCAAAGAGAACACGGTGTTGATGTCCGACATTGGTCAAACGCAGGAGGACTTGGTTAATGGAACCACCAAGGAAGATAGTGAGAATGTAAAGGAGGATGGAcaaaaggaggagaagaagaaggaagaaatAGCAAAGAGTGAGGAAGCTTCGGCTGATACTGTAACCATTGTGGAAAATGCTTCAAAGCCACAAGAAGAAGCCACTGACTCCAAGTCCACCGAAGCCGCACCCACCTCCAACTGTAAAGGCACAGAGGAACCAAAAGATGACGTCTAG
- the LOC134872271 gene encoding oligodendrocyte-myelin glycoprotein-like isoform X1 encodes MRSRDVLLKLSPNEALLELLLVLSLGLHVLAVCPSMCSCSRSHREVDCSWRGLRQLPDDLQYNMRSLNLSNNRFHDLDGHLTSYTHLRFLDLSHNRLSHLPAGLPRSLWQLHAASNHLQLLDKNDTVHQWNLRLLDLSNNKLERAIFINNTLINLDTLNLSNNHFWTLPTNMPVSLENIDLSHNLLVKVLPGSLDRLLRLTHFYLHANRFSTLPFGVLDKVTSLRVITLGDNPWACHLYDDITYLLSWTQHTPARVLGCPCHIRPVCGGVRPGRTGGWHFASYNLPPLAASAQDLSSMPPDASVTGWWYSSGSALQSTTQTPDAITWHHPFTAISTSTLRPGSSDTHLTINHISAFASPAAEEHMLNTDFNLFSGTKKDSSADSLHTTDASSFSDRRFFAETPIIADVTLATDGFFTTESSSIQTKKTTTLRTRSVRRKNQSLYNSGLTLAANSWQHFLCNLVLLCVILQQVF; translated from the exons ATGAGAAG CAGGGATGTGCTGCTGAAGCTCTCCCCTAATGAGGCACTTCTGGAACTCCTGCTTGTGTTGTCGCTGGGGTTGCACGTCCTAGCCGTTTGCCCCTCCATGTGCTCCTGCAGCCGCAGCCACAGGGAGGTAGACTGCTCATGGAGGGGTCTGAGACAGCTGCCCGATGACCTGCAGTACAACATGCGCTCCCTGAACTTGTCCAACAACCGGTTTCACGACCTCGATGGCCATCTCACTTCATACACCCATCTTCGATTCCTCGATTTGTCCCACAACCGGCTGAGCCACCTTCCCGCCGGCTTACCTCGTTCCCTCTGGCAACTCCATGCCGCCTCCAACCACCTCCAGTTGCTGGACAAGAACGACACGGTCCACCAGTGGAATCTGAGACTTCTTGATCTTTCCAACAACAAGCTGGAACGGGCTATATTCATCAACAATACGCTGATCAATCTGGACACGCTCAATCTTAGCAACAATCACTTCTGGACCTTGCCCACCAACATGCCTGTGAGCCTGGAGAATATCGACCTGTCCCACAATTTGCTGGTGAAGGTGCTGCCGGGGTCTCTGGATCGTCTCCTCAGGCTAACTCACTTCTATCTCCATGCTAACCGCTTTTCCACGCTGCCGTTTGGAGTGTTGGACAAGGTGACATCCCTTAGAGTCATCACTCTGGGTGACAACCCTTGGGCATGTCACCTCTATGACGACATAACATACTTACTCTCCTGGACTCAGCATACCCCTGCTCGCGTCCTGGGCTGCCCCTGCCACATTCGGCCTGTCTGTGGAGGGGTGCGCCCCGGCAGGACCGGAGGGTGGCATTTTGCCTCGTATAACCTCCCCCCACTGGCAGCGAGTGCCCAGGACTTGAGCTCTATGCCCCCTGATGCCAGTGTGACAGGGTGGTGGTATTCTTCTGGTTCTGCTCTGCAAAGCACCACACAAACCCCCGATGCGATTACATGGCACCACCCTTTCACAGCCATTAGCACCTCCACCCTGCGACCTGGAAGCTCAGACACACACCTAACTATTAATCACATCTCTGCATTTGCTAGTCCAGCTGCCGAGGAGCATATGCTCAACACTGATTTCAATCTCTTCTCTGGCACAAAGAAAGACTCATCCGCTGACTCGCTCCACACCACTGACGCATCCTCTTTTTCTGACAGAAGATTCTTTGCTGAAACACCCATCATTGCTGACGTGACGTTGGCCACAGACGGCTTCTTTACAACAGAGAGCTCCTCCATccaaacaaaaaagacaaccaCTCTTCGCACCAGGAGTGTGAGGAGGAAAAATCAGTCCCTTTATAACAGTGGCCTGACTCTTGCTGCCAACTCCTGGCAGCATTTCCTGTGCAACCTAGTCCTTCTGTGTGTCATTCTGCAACAAGTCTTCTGA
- the LOC134872271 gene encoding oligodendrocyte-myelin glycoprotein-like isoform X2, which produces MRRDVLLKLSPNEALLELLLVLSLGLHVLAVCPSMCSCSRSHREVDCSWRGLRQLPDDLQYNMRSLNLSNNRFHDLDGHLTSYTHLRFLDLSHNRLSHLPAGLPRSLWQLHAASNHLQLLDKNDTVHQWNLRLLDLSNNKLERAIFINNTLINLDTLNLSNNHFWTLPTNMPVSLENIDLSHNLLVKVLPGSLDRLLRLTHFYLHANRFSTLPFGVLDKVTSLRVITLGDNPWACHLYDDITYLLSWTQHTPARVLGCPCHIRPVCGGVRPGRTGGWHFASYNLPPLAASAQDLSSMPPDASVTGWWYSSGSALQSTTQTPDAITWHHPFTAISTSTLRPGSSDTHLTINHISAFASPAAEEHMLNTDFNLFSGTKKDSSADSLHTTDASSFSDRRFFAETPIIADVTLATDGFFTTESSSIQTKKTTTLRTRSVRRKNQSLYNSGLTLAANSWQHFLCNLVLLCVILQQVF; this is translated from the exons ATGAGAAG GGATGTGCTGCTGAAGCTCTCCCCTAATGAGGCACTTCTGGAACTCCTGCTTGTGTTGTCGCTGGGGTTGCACGTCCTAGCCGTTTGCCCCTCCATGTGCTCCTGCAGCCGCAGCCACAGGGAGGTAGACTGCTCATGGAGGGGTCTGAGACAGCTGCCCGATGACCTGCAGTACAACATGCGCTCCCTGAACTTGTCCAACAACCGGTTTCACGACCTCGATGGCCATCTCACTTCATACACCCATCTTCGATTCCTCGATTTGTCCCACAACCGGCTGAGCCACCTTCCCGCCGGCTTACCTCGTTCCCTCTGGCAACTCCATGCCGCCTCCAACCACCTCCAGTTGCTGGACAAGAACGACACGGTCCACCAGTGGAATCTGAGACTTCTTGATCTTTCCAACAACAAGCTGGAACGGGCTATATTCATCAACAATACGCTGATCAATCTGGACACGCTCAATCTTAGCAACAATCACTTCTGGACCTTGCCCACCAACATGCCTGTGAGCCTGGAGAATATCGACCTGTCCCACAATTTGCTGGTGAAGGTGCTGCCGGGGTCTCTGGATCGTCTCCTCAGGCTAACTCACTTCTATCTCCATGCTAACCGCTTTTCCACGCTGCCGTTTGGAGTGTTGGACAAGGTGACATCCCTTAGAGTCATCACTCTGGGTGACAACCCTTGGGCATGTCACCTCTATGACGACATAACATACTTACTCTCCTGGACTCAGCATACCCCTGCTCGCGTCCTGGGCTGCCCCTGCCACATTCGGCCTGTCTGTGGAGGGGTGCGCCCCGGCAGGACCGGAGGGTGGCATTTTGCCTCGTATAACCTCCCCCCACTGGCAGCGAGTGCCCAGGACTTGAGCTCTATGCCCCCTGATGCCAGTGTGACAGGGTGGTGGTATTCTTCTGGTTCTGCTCTGCAAAGCACCACACAAACCCCCGATGCGATTACATGGCACCACCCTTTCACAGCCATTAGCACCTCCACCCTGCGACCTGGAAGCTCAGACACACACCTAACTATTAATCACATCTCTGCATTTGCTAGTCCAGCTGCCGAGGAGCATATGCTCAACACTGATTTCAATCTCTTCTCTGGCACAAAGAAAGACTCATCCGCTGACTCGCTCCACACCACTGACGCATCCTCTTTTTCTGACAGAAGATTCTTTGCTGAAACACCCATCATTGCTGACGTGACGTTGGCCACAGACGGCTTCTTTACAACAGAGAGCTCCTCCATccaaacaaaaaagacaaccaCTCTTCGCACCAGGAGTGTGAGGAGGAAAAATCAGTCCCTTTATAACAGTGGCCTGACTCTTGCTGCCAACTCCTGGCAGCATTTCCTGTGCAACCTAGTCCTTCTGTGTGTCATTCTGCAACAAGTCTTCTGA
- the ksr1a gene encoding kinase suppressor of Ras 1 isoform X3 — MKYICKQLQCKQKVPETERPDTLDSYPHLQDWLRTINLRPELIEAVEAKSSLDALLQMSGTQVRDTMRRLGSSSEECARLSAALSCLKSASESGGELREDVIPWLSEPTRRDSGPLLTAEQLTGLGTPLRPHSPSPLARPSAVHSTPSTPCAVFPHHRSGSVSAVPMPDGMASYSYTESPLTDPFPMALSHTARLHGRTSTPPITPPSKRRHRLKPPCTPPPPSRKVQHLLPNITLTRSKSHESQLGNRIEEPPSNKCVKKNKLLLNMQVNGNGCEDSPSRYPVMSARTPGVTPSATTASYTLPGTPTLMEEHSTMKNNVAGHRNSPQAVRRDIGLSVTHRFSTKSWLSQTCQVCQKNMMFGVKCKHCRLKCHNKCTKEAPSCRISFLPIAKIRRTESVPSDINNPVDRPPEAPQFGTLPKAITKKDHPPVLNQLDSSSNPSSTTSSTPSSPAPFQQSYPPSATPPPNPSPKNHRDNRFNFPAACYFQHRQQFIFPDVSSPAHLHPDVLQDTVNEPAADDIHAELVEDEDEEEGEEEIEVEDEDPEEEEDNEEEDDEDENDEEDEDDGEDIRMNMGSDGECDELDDLPSSRGNQWKGPICRKGSQTSVYLQEWDIPFEQLDLGELIGKGRWGKVHKGRWHGEVAIRLLEIDGNNQDHLKLFKKEVMNYRQTRHENVVLFMGACMAPPHLAIITSFCKGRTLYSVVRDTKNTLDINKTRQIAQEIVKGMGYLHAKGIVHKDLKSKNVFHDTNKVIITDFGLFGISGVVQEGRRENKLKLPHGWICYLAPEIVRRMSPGNNEDQLPFSTAADVYAFGTIWYELQARDWPITNQHVEATIWQVGSGEGIKKVLAEISLGKEVTEILSACWSYDLRDRPPFTQLADLLEKLPKLNRRLSHPGHFWKSAEL, encoded by the exons GCAGTGGAAGCAAAGTCTTCCCTGGATGCCTTACTGCAGATGTCAGGCACTCAGGTGAGGGATACGATGCGGAGACTGGGGTCCAGTTCAGAGGAATGTGCCCGGCTCAGTGCTGCCCTCTCCTGTCTGAAGAGTGCCTCTGAATCAG GAGGTGAGCTGAGGGAAGACGTCATTCCCTGGTTGTCTGAGCCCACCAGGAGGGACAGTGGCCCTCTTCTGACCGCGGAGCAGCTAACCGGCCTGGGGACCCCACTTCGCCCTCACAGTCCTTCGCCTCTTGCCCGCCCATCAGCCGTCCATTCCACCCCATCCACCCCCTGCGCCGTCTTCCCTCATCACCGCTCGGGCTCGGTGTCGGCGGTTCCCATGCCTGATGGAATGGCATCTTACAGCTACACTGAAAGCCCTCTCACAGACCCGTTCCCCATGGCCTTATCCCACACCGCCCGTCTCCACGGACGCACATCAACCCCACCTATAACTCCGCCCTCGAAGAGGCGACACCGACTTAAGCCCCCCTGCACACCTCCACCGCCGTCCCGCAAAGTGCAGCATCTGCTCCCGAACATCACCCTGACGCGCAGCAAGAGCCACGAGTCCCAGCTGGGCAACCGCATTGAAGAACCCCCCTCCAACAA ATGTGTAAAGAAGAATAAGTTGTTACTGAATATGCAAGTTAACGGGAATGGATGTGAGGACTCGCCTTCCCGTTATCCCGTCATGTCTGCACGCACCCCGGGAGTCACCCCCTCTGCCACCACAGCCTCTTACACCCTGCCCGGCACCCCCACCCTGATGGAGGAGCACAGCACCATGAAAA ATAACGTAGCAGGGCATCGCAACTCCCCACAAGCAGTGAGGAGGGACATCGGCCTCTCAGTCACACACAG GTTTTCAACAAAGTCCTGGCTGTCCCAAACATGTCAGGTGTGCCAGAAGAACATGATGTTTGGGGTTAAGTGCAAACACTGTCG GTTAAAGTGCCACAACAAATGCACCAAGGAAGCCCCATCCTGCAGAATCTCCTTTCTACCAA TCGCCAAAATTCGGAGGACCGAGTCGGTTCCGTCTGATATAAACAACCCTGTGGACCGGCCTCCAGAAGCACCGCAGTTTGGCACTCTACCAAAGGCCATCACGAAGAAG GACCATCCTCCTGTGCTGAACCAGCTGGACTCCAGCAGCAACCcgtcctccaccacctcctccacacCATCTTCCCCAGCGCCCTTCCAGCAGAGCTACCCCCCCAGCGCCACTCCTCCACCCAACCCCTCGCCCAAAAACCACCGGGACAACCGCTTCAACTTCCCAG CTGCCTGTTACTTTCAGCATAGGCAGCAGTTTATCTTCCCCG ATGTCTCCAGTCCTGCTCATTTGCACCCTGATGTCCTCCAAGACACTGT CAATGAGCCAGCAGCGGACGACATACATGCAGAGCTGGTagaagatgaggatgaagag gaaggagaggaggaaattgAGGTCGAAGACGAAGAcccagaagaggaggaggataacgaggaggaagatgatgaggatgagaatgatgaggaggatgaggatgacgGGGAGGACATCAGGATGAACATGGGCTCGGACGGCGAGTGCGACGAGCTGGATGACCTGCCCAGCTCTCGTGGGAACCAGTGGAAGGGCCCCATCTGCCGCAAGGGCAGCCAGACCAGCGTCTACCTGCAGGAGTGGGACATCCCTTTCGAGCAGCTGGACCTCGGAGAACTCATAGGAAAG GGCCGCTGGGGAAAAGTGCACAAGGGTCGGTGGCACGGCGAGGTCGCGATCCGGCTCCTGGAGATCGACGGGAACAATCAGGACCATCTGAAGCTCTTCAAGAAGGAAGTGATGAACTACAGACAGACCAGGCACGAGAACGTGGTCCTCTTCATGGGGGCCTGCATGGCTCCGCCCCACCTAGCCATCATCACCAG tttctgcaaagggagGACACTGTACTCAGTTGTTAGAGACACTAAAAACACTTTGGATATTAATAAGACGAGACAAATTGCTCAGGAGATTGTAAAG GGAATGGGCTATCTGCACGCTAAAGGCATTGTTCACAAAGACTTGAAGTCGAAGAACGTTTTTCATGACACCAATAAAGTCATAATCACTGACTTCGGGCTGTTTGGGATCTCTGGAGTTGTTCAGGAGGGGAG gcGTGAGAACAAACTCAAACTTCCACATGGCTGGATTTGTTACCTCGCACCGGAGATTGTGCGCAGGATGAGCCCAGGTAACAATGAGGACCAACTTCCTTTTTCCACCGCGGCAGATGTGTACGCCTTTGG CACCATTTGGTACGAGCTTCAAGCAAGGGACTGGCCAATCACCAACCAGCATGTGGAAGCTACCATCTGGCAGGTGGGGAGCGGAGAGGGCATTAAGAAGGTCTTGGCGGAAATCAGCCTCGGCAAGGAGGTCACT gagATCCTGTCTGCCTGCTGGTCGTATGACCTGAGAGACCGACCCCCCTTCACCCAGCTGGCCGACCTGCTGGAGAAGCTGCCCAAACTCAACCGCAGGCTCTCACACCCTGGACACTTCTGGAAGTCTGCAGA GTTGTAG